Proteins found in one Muntiacus reevesi chromosome 2, mMunRee1.1, whole genome shotgun sequence genomic segment:
- the ZNF32 gene encoding zinc finger protein 32 isoform X1 has translation MFGFPAATLLDCHGRYAQNVAFFTYWCILHDFPLILPDVMTEAHQKYDHSEATGSSSWDFQNSFRREKLEQKSPDSKTLQEDPPGVRQRVYECQECGKSFRQKGSLTLHERIHTGQKPFECTHCGKSFRAKGNLVTHQRIHTGEKPYQCKECGKSFSQRGSLAVHERLHTGQKPYECAICQRSFRNQSNLAVHRRVHSGEKPYRCDQCGKAFSQKGSLIVHIRVHTGLKPYACAQCRKSFHTRGNCVLHGKIHTGETPYLCGQCGKSFTQRGSLAVHQRSCSQRLTL, from the exons ATGTTTGGATTTCCAGCAGCTACCCTGCTGGACTGTCATGGAAGATATGCCCAGAATGTAGCCTTTTTCA CATATTGGTGCATCTTACATGACTTCCCTCTCATTTTACCAGATGTGATGACAGAAGCCCACCAAAAATATGATCACTCTGAGGCCACAGGATCCTCAAGCTGGGATTTCCAGAATTCTTTCAGAAGAGAGAAGCTGGAACAAAAATCCCCAGATTCTAAGACACTACAGGAAGATCCACCTGGAGTGAGACAGAGGGTCTATGAGTGCCAGgaatgtggaaaatccttcaggCAGAAGGGTAGTCTAACATTACATGAGAGAATCCACACTGGTCAGAAGCCCTTTGAGTGTACCCATTGTGGAAAAAGCTTTAGGGCCAAAGGCAATCTTGTTACACATCAACGAAtacacacaggagagaagccctatcAGTGCAAGGAGTGTGGGAAAAGCTTTAGTCAACGAGGGAGTCTGGCCGTTCACGAAAGACTCCACACGGGACAGAAACCCTATGAGTGTGCTATTTGTCAGAGAAGCTTCAGGAATCAAAGTAACCTTGCTGTTCACAGAAGAGTTCATAGTGGTGAGAAGCCCTATAGATGTGATCAGTGTGGAAAAGCCTTCAGTCAGAAAGGAAGCTTAATTGTTCACATCAGAGTCCACACAGGCCTGAAACCCTATGCCTGTGCACAATGCAGGAAGAGTTTCCACACCAGGGGGAACTGTGTTCTGCATGGCAAAATCCACACAGGAGAGACACCCTATCTGTGTGGCCAGTGTGGGAAAAGCTTCACTCAGAGAGGGAGTCTGGCTGTGCACCAGCGAAGCTGCTCACAAAGGCTCACCTTGTAA
- the ZNF32 gene encoding zinc finger protein 32 isoform X2 has product MFGFPAATLLDCHGRYAQNVAFFNVMTEAHQKYDHSEATGSSSWDFQNSFRREKLEQKSPDSKTLQEDPPGVRQRVYECQECGKSFRQKGSLTLHERIHTGQKPFECTHCGKSFRAKGNLVTHQRIHTGEKPYQCKECGKSFSQRGSLAVHERLHTGQKPYECAICQRSFRNQSNLAVHRRVHSGEKPYRCDQCGKAFSQKGSLIVHIRVHTGLKPYACAQCRKSFHTRGNCVLHGKIHTGETPYLCGQCGKSFTQRGSLAVHQRSCSQRLTL; this is encoded by the exons ATGTTTGGATTTCCAGCAGCTACCCTGCTGGACTGTCATGGAAGATATGCCCAGAATGTAGCCTTTTTCA ATGTGATGACAGAAGCCCACCAAAAATATGATCACTCTGAGGCCACAGGATCCTCAAGCTGGGATTTCCAGAATTCTTTCAGAAGAGAGAAGCTGGAACAAAAATCCCCAGATTCTAAGACACTACAGGAAGATCCACCTGGAGTGAGACAGAGGGTCTATGAGTGCCAGgaatgtggaaaatccttcaggCAGAAGGGTAGTCTAACATTACATGAGAGAATCCACACTGGTCAGAAGCCCTTTGAGTGTACCCATTGTGGAAAAAGCTTTAGGGCCAAAGGCAATCTTGTTACACATCAACGAAtacacacaggagagaagccctatcAGTGCAAGGAGTGTGGGAAAAGCTTTAGTCAACGAGGGAGTCTGGCCGTTCACGAAAGACTCCACACGGGACAGAAACCCTATGAGTGTGCTATTTGTCAGAGAAGCTTCAGGAATCAAAGTAACCTTGCTGTTCACAGAAGAGTTCATAGTGGTGAGAAGCCCTATAGATGTGATCAGTGTGGAAAAGCCTTCAGTCAGAAAGGAAGCTTAATTGTTCACATCAGAGTCCACACAGGCCTGAAACCCTATGCCTGTGCACAATGCAGGAAGAGTTTCCACACCAGGGGGAACTGTGTTCTGCATGGCAAAATCCACACAGGAGAGACACCCTATCTGTGTGGCCAGTGTGGGAAAAGCTTCACTCAGAGAGGGAGTCTGGCTGTGCACCAGCGAAGCTGCTCACAAAGGCTCACCTTGTAA
- the ZNF32 gene encoding zinc finger protein 32 isoform X3: MSNAYWCILHDFPLILPDVMTEAHQKYDHSEATGSSSWDFQNSFRREKLEQKSPDSKTLQEDPPGVRQRVYECQECGKSFRQKGSLTLHERIHTGQKPFECTHCGKSFRAKGNLVTHQRIHTGEKPYQCKECGKSFSQRGSLAVHERLHTGQKPYECAICQRSFRNQSNLAVHRRVHSGEKPYRCDQCGKAFSQKGSLIVHIRVHTGLKPYACAQCRKSFHTRGNCVLHGKIHTGETPYLCGQCGKSFTQRGSLAVHQRSCSQRLTL, from the exons ATGAGCAATG CATATTGGTGCATCTTACATGACTTCCCTCTCATTTTACCAGATGTGATGACAGAAGCCCACCAAAAATATGATCACTCTGAGGCCACAGGATCCTCAAGCTGGGATTTCCAGAATTCTTTCAGAAGAGAGAAGCTGGAACAAAAATCCCCAGATTCTAAGACACTACAGGAAGATCCACCTGGAGTGAGACAGAGGGTCTATGAGTGCCAGgaatgtggaaaatccttcaggCAGAAGGGTAGTCTAACATTACATGAGAGAATCCACACTGGTCAGAAGCCCTTTGAGTGTACCCATTGTGGAAAAAGCTTTAGGGCCAAAGGCAATCTTGTTACACATCAACGAAtacacacaggagagaagccctatcAGTGCAAGGAGTGTGGGAAAAGCTTTAGTCAACGAGGGAGTCTGGCCGTTCACGAAAGACTCCACACGGGACAGAAACCCTATGAGTGTGCTATTTGTCAGAGAAGCTTCAGGAATCAAAGTAACCTTGCTGTTCACAGAAGAGTTCATAGTGGTGAGAAGCCCTATAGATGTGATCAGTGTGGAAAAGCCTTCAGTCAGAAAGGAAGCTTAATTGTTCACATCAGAGTCCACACAGGCCTGAAACCCTATGCCTGTGCACAATGCAGGAAGAGTTTCCACACCAGGGGGAACTGTGTTCTGCATGGCAAAATCCACACAGGAGAGACACCCTATCTGTGTGGCCAGTGTGGGAAAAGCTTCACTCAGAGAGGGAGTCTGGCTGTGCACCAGCGAAGCTGCTCACAAAGGCTCACCTTGTAA
- the ZNF485 gene encoding LOW QUALITY PROTEIN: zinc finger protein 485 (The sequence of the model RefSeq protein was modified relative to this genomic sequence to represent the inferred CDS: inserted 8 bases in 4 codons; substituted 3 bases at 3 genomic stop codons) → MGLLSFSVIQYNIEIKNFLVQECVFETKMSALKQNTERCDLREQSVMMVSILYWEGSSCTEKTHYKXEESEKDFKYXIHXRNHTDEKPHKCKECGIALMSSSSLLNHKIHXGKKSYRWVNCGQFLRNHTTFVNHQKIHFKEKTHKCNECGMTFRNNSVLLSHQRLHYISQKLYKYKDCGKAFAQNSGLACHVKIHSGEKPXKCNECVKAFRDNSAILEHQGIHTGEKPYPCNEYGKSFRKIPRLINHQRMQTGEKXYHCNKCGKSLRYSLSFAGHQKTHSGNKSYQYNDRGKAFMKSSALIEHWRIHTKEKPYHCKKYKKSRHNSGLVEYLKIHPGEKPYECNECGKAFPQNSGLRXYKKTHNKIQNLSHQM, encoded by the exons atgggctta CTTTCATTTTCAGTAATTCAGTAtaacattgaaattaaaaattttttggttCAAGAGTGTGTATTTGAAACAAAGATGTCAGCCCTAAAGCAAAATACTGAGAGAtgtgatttgagagaacagagtGTCATGATGGTAAGCATCCTGTATTGGGAAGGCAGCAGCTGCACAGAGAAGACACACTATAAATGAGAGGAAAGTGAGAAAGACTTCAAATA TATCCATTAGAGAAATCATACTGATGAGAAACctcataaatgtaaagaatgtgggatAGCCCTTATGAGCAGCTCATCccttttaaatcataaaattca AGGCAAGAAATCTTACAGATGGGTTAATTGTGGGCAGTTCCTCAGGAATCACACAACATTTGTTAATcatcagaaaattcattttaaagagaaaacacaTAAATGCAATGAATGTGGAATGACTTTCAGAAATAATTCTGTCCTTTTAAGTCACCAAAGACTTCATTATATTAGTCAGAAACTCTACAAATATAAAGATTGTGGGAAAGCCTTTGCTCAGAATTCAGGCCTTGCTTGTCATGTGAAAATACATAGTGGAGAGAAGCC TAAATGTAATGAATGTGTGAAAGCTTTCAGGGATAACTCAGCTATCTTGGAACATCAGGGAATACATACTGGTGAGAAACCATATCCATGTAATGAATATGGAAAATCCTTTAGGAAAATTCCAAGACTTATTAATCATCAAAGAATGCAAACAGGAGAGAA CTATCACTGTAATAAATGTGGAAAATCTTTGAGGTACAGTTTATCCTTTGCTGGACATCAGAAAACTCATAGTGGGAATAAATCCTATCAATATAATGATCGTGGGAAAGCCTTCATGAAGAGCTCAGCCCTTATTGAACATTGGAGAATTCATACTAAAGAAAAACCCTATCACTGTAAGAAATATAAGAAGTCCAGGCATAACTCTGGCCTTGTTGAATATCTGAAAATCCATCCTGGAGAAAAACCTTATGAGTGTAATGAATGTGGGAAGGCTTTCCCTCAGAATTCAGGCCTCAGATGATATAAGAAAACTCATAATAAAATTCAGAATTTGAGCCATCAAATGTAG